In one window of Streptomyces sp. NBC_01224 DNA:
- a CDS encoding response regulator has protein sequence MIDVLVVDDDFRVAEINAAYVAKVPGFRVISRAHTAAQALAFLERDHVDLVLLDHYLPDETGLTLVRRLRQLGHPADVIMVTAARDVSTVQTAMRYGALQYLVKPFSFAGLRSKLESYAALRRTLEGMGNGRGEAGQEQVDQIFGALRTADSGPAAALPKGHSAPTADVIRHVLSAADEPLSAHEVAARAGLSRSTAQRYLKYLEGAGRISLSLKYGDTGRPEHRYAWAKAS, from the coding sequence ATGATCGATGTCCTGGTGGTGGACGACGACTTCCGTGTTGCCGAGATCAATGCCGCATATGTCGCCAAGGTCCCCGGCTTCCGTGTCATCTCACGCGCACACACCGCCGCGCAGGCGCTCGCCTTCCTGGAGCGTGACCATGTCGACCTCGTGCTTCTCGATCACTATCTGCCGGACGAGACGGGGCTGACACTTGTACGGCGGCTGCGCCAGCTGGGCCACCCGGCCGATGTGATCATGGTGACCGCGGCCCGTGATGTGTCGACCGTCCAGACCGCCATGCGGTACGGCGCCCTGCAGTACCTGGTCAAGCCGTTCAGCTTCGCCGGTCTGCGGTCCAAGCTGGAGAGTTACGCGGCCCTGCGCCGCACCCTCGAAGGCATGGGAAACGGCCGCGGCGAGGCGGGACAGGAACAGGTCGACCAGATCTTCGGCGCCCTTCGCACCGCGGATTCCGGTCCCGCGGCAGCCCTGCCCAAGGGCCACTCCGCACCCACGGCCGACGTCATCCGCCATGTCCTGTCGGCCGCCGACGAGCCACTGTCCGCCCATGAGGTCGCCGCCCGTGCCGGGCTGAGCCGCTCCACCGCCCAGCGATACCTCAAGTACCTGGAGGGCGCGGGCCGCATCAGCCTCAGCCTCAAGTACGGCGACACCGGCCGGCCCGAACACCGTTACGCGTGGGCGAAGGCGAGCTGA
- a CDS encoding ABC transporter ATP-binding protein, which yields MNSDTSPAIELRGASKAFRTPSGTLHTAVRDLDLTIGRGEFVAVVGPTGCGKSTTLTLVSGLEEPTEGEVLVGGEPVRGIGDKVGFVFQQDAVFPWRTVLSNVMAGPRFRGVPKPEAKERAREWLARVGLSSFEDRYPHQLSGGQRKRVALAATFVNDPEILLMDEPFSALDVQTRALMSDELLELWAGTGASVVFVTHDLEESIALADKVVVMTAGPATIKEVFEIDLPRPRKVEQVRLEPRFIEIYREIWSSLGEEVRITRERGAFNVA from the coding sequence ATGAACAGCGATACGAGCCCCGCCATCGAGCTGCGGGGGGCGAGCAAAGCGTTCCGGACTCCGTCGGGGACGCTCCACACCGCCGTACGAGATCTGGACCTCACGATCGGGCGCGGCGAATTCGTCGCCGTGGTCGGCCCCACCGGATGCGGCAAGTCGACCACGCTGACCCTGGTCAGCGGTCTGGAAGAGCCCACCGAGGGCGAGGTGCTGGTCGGCGGCGAGCCGGTGCGCGGCATCGGCGACAAGGTCGGCTTCGTCTTCCAGCAGGACGCGGTCTTCCCCTGGCGGACCGTCCTTTCCAACGTGATGGCTGGGCCCCGCTTCCGCGGCGTGCCGAAGCCCGAGGCGAAGGAGCGGGCCAGGGAATGGCTCGCCCGGGTCGGTCTTTCCTCCTTCGAGGACCGTTATCCCCACCAGCTGTCCGGCGGCCAGCGCAAGCGGGTCGCCCTCGCGGCCACCTTCGTCAACGACCCCGAGATCCTGCTCATGGACGAACCCTTCTCCGCACTCGACGTGCAGACCAGGGCCCTGATGTCGGACGAACTGCTGGAGCTGTGGGCCGGCACCGGCGCCTCCGTCGTCTTCGTCACCCATGACCTGGAGGAGTCCATCGCGCTGGCCGACAAGGTCGTGGTCATGACCGCGGGACCGGCCACGATCAAGGAGGTCTTCGAGATCGACCTGCCCCGCCCCCGCAAGGTCGAGCAGGTGCGTCTGGAACCCCGGTTCATCGAGATCTACCGGGAGATCTGGTCCTCGCTCGGTGAAGAGGTCCGTATCACCCGCGAGAGGGGTGCGTTCAATGTCGCCTGA
- a CDS encoding transglycosylase domain-containing protein — protein sequence MTQHNLLSRTTHAARAALHPGTGRRKQAKRPSLRLLRKPDYPRTGRRGWRRWVPSWRLVVGSFLIFIATLTTVVGIAYARTDIPKDLNAFATQQDTVYYWADGTPMARTGWVSRQEMPLSKIPDDVRWAVLAAENADFYSDHGISTQGITRALWRTVGEGDTQGGSTITQQYVKNVYLSQDQSFSRKFTEMLLAVKLDRRVSKDKILEDYLNTSWFGRGTYGLQRAAQAYYGKEVTQLNASEGAFLASLLKGASLYDPAINPHNHARAVKRWKWTLDRMVKIGKLSPAERARYTTFPEPKPPHRPNSTAGQDGYLVQLAESYAKRAGHISDARFDLGGYQIYTTFEKPRMTALTRAVKDARNTLHPEQRKADRHVRFGASSVAPDGRILAVYGGPDFERQAFNESNAGTVPAGSAFTPFVYAAGLEHGISRKRNGPRTSVTPSTMYDGDDDIPVMTPEGPYWDRSGKMVKGQNDGDRSYGRISLHDAMAKAVNSPFLQLGMDAGLKQVRSTAEASGLLPSSFGPPVPAFSMGNSTPSAIRMADAYGMFAAHGVHTDPYSVRKVTRNGEPIRLDLPQAKRAVRTAVADEVTAALARPGGASGTAYASPVAAKAGTTEDDTARWYVGYNRAASTAVVVYRMDLAKSLAPLPLKGLGGESAAGKKLSSQIWNTYTEAMTK from the coding sequence ATGACACAGCACAACTTATTAAGCAGAACGACGCACGCCGCTCGGGCCGCACTGCACCCCGGGACGGGACGCCGGAAGCAGGCGAAACGACCGAGCCTGCGCCTGCTACGCAAACCGGACTATCCGCGCACGGGCCGGCGCGGATGGCGAAGATGGGTGCCCTCGTGGCGGCTGGTCGTGGGGTCGTTCCTGATATTCATCGCAACGCTCACGACCGTGGTGGGCATCGCCTACGCGCGCACGGACATCCCCAAGGACCTCAACGCGTTCGCCACCCAGCAGGACACCGTCTACTACTGGGCCGACGGGACCCCCATGGCCCGCACGGGCTGGGTGAGCCGCCAGGAGATGCCTCTGTCGAAGATTCCCGACGATGTCCGGTGGGCCGTACTGGCGGCCGAGAACGCCGACTTCTACTCGGACCACGGCATATCGACGCAGGGAATCACCCGCGCGCTGTGGCGCACGGTCGGCGAGGGAGACACCCAGGGCGGCTCGACCATCACCCAGCAGTACGTCAAGAACGTCTACCTCTCGCAGGACCAGTCCTTCTCCCGCAAGTTCACCGAGATGCTGCTCGCGGTCAAACTCGACCGTCGTGTGAGCAAGGACAAGATCCTTGAGGACTATCTCAACACCAGCTGGTTCGGCCGGGGCACCTACGGTCTCCAGCGCGCGGCCCAGGCCTACTACGGCAAGGAGGTCACCCAACTCAACGCCAGTGAGGGCGCGTTCCTCGCGTCGCTGCTCAAGGGGGCCTCGCTCTACGACCCCGCCATCAACCCCCACAACCACGCCCGCGCCGTCAAACGGTGGAAGTGGACACTGGACCGAATGGTGAAGATCGGCAAGCTGAGCCCGGCCGAGCGTGCCCGGTACACCACCTTTCCCGAACCGAAGCCCCCTCACAGGCCGAACAGCACTGCCGGGCAGGACGGTTACCTCGTTCAGCTCGCCGAGTCGTACGCCAAGCGTGCCGGACACATCTCCGACGCACGCTTCGACCTCGGCGGCTACCAGATCTACACAACGTTCGAGAAGCCGCGGATGACCGCCCTCACCCGGGCCGTGAAGGATGCGCGCAACACGCTCCATCCCGAGCAGCGCAAGGCCGACCGCCATGTCCGGTTCGGGGCCTCGTCCGTCGCCCCGGACGGCCGGATCCTCGCCGTGTACGGCGGACCGGACTTCGAGCGGCAGGCCTTCAACGAATCCAACGCGGGCACCGTCCCTGCCGGTTCGGCGTTCACCCCGTTCGTCTACGCCGCCGGCCTGGAGCACGGCATCTCACGCAAACGCAACGGGCCCCGGACCAGCGTAACGCCCTCGACCATGTACGACGGTGACGACGACATTCCGGTCATGACGCCCGAAGGTCCCTACTGGGACCGCAGCGGCAAGATGGTCAAGGGCCAGAACGACGGCGACCGCTCCTACGGCCGCATCAGTCTGCACGACGCCATGGCGAAGGCCGTGAACTCCCCGTTCCTCCAACTCGGTATGGATGCGGGACTGAAGCAGGTCCGCAGTACGGCCGAGGCATCCGGACTGCTCCCGTCCAGCTTCGGTCCACCCGTTCCCGCGTTCTCGATGGGCAACTCCACACCGAGCGCCATCCGGATGGCCGACGCGTACGGCATGTTCGCGGCCCACGGCGTGCACACCGATCCGTACTCGGTACGGAAGGTCACGCGCAACGGCGAGCCGATCCGGCTGGATCTGCCGCAGGCGAAGCGCGCCGTGCGGACCGCCGTCGCCGACGAGGTCACCGCAGCGCTCGCACGGCCCGGCGGGGCGAGCGGCACCGCCTACGCCTCACCGGTCGCTGCCAAAGCCGGAACCACCGAGGACGACACCGCGCGCTGGTACGTCGGTTACAACCGGGCCGCGTCCACGGCCGTCGTCGTGTACCGCATGGACCTGGCGAAGAGTCTGGCGCCACTGCCACTGAAGGGGCTCGGCGGCGAATCGGCGGCCGGCAAGAAGCTCTCGTCCCAGATCTGGAACACATACACGGAAGCCATGACGAAGTGA
- a CDS encoding M56 family metallopeptidase, protein MILFLLVPVVLAFGLPPLTRIAVDRLTPVAALVSLTVTTVVLAGCSLAALGALMLSGLLKEPAVAAIGALIHPFDAAPNVLLMPSAALSLGALGVCTWNILRSALRQTAALRRAKSQADTRYTAGDLCIIDTPRPDAYALPGRPSRIVVTTGMLRSLDPAEREALFAHERAHLDGRHHYCLALAELAAHCHPGLRAARDAIQMSAERAADEAAAAVTGDRCLTARAIGRAALATRAAQAHRPSFAPAATSGPVPQRVAALMRAPKPHSRRTLAAVGALLLCMMTASLVGVAAGVHDLHRNVEIAQGEQPNG, encoded by the coding sequence GTGATTCTGTTTCTTCTTGTCCCCGTCGTTCTCGCCTTCGGCCTGCCACCGCTGACACGGATCGCGGTCGATCGGCTGACCCCGGTCGCCGCCCTGGTGTCGCTCACCGTGACGACGGTGGTCCTTGCCGGGTGTTCCCTGGCCGCGCTGGGGGCGCTCATGCTTTCCGGGCTGCTGAAGGAACCCGCGGTCGCGGCGATCGGCGCACTGATCCACCCGTTCGACGCCGCTCCCAACGTGTTGTTGATGCCCTCGGCCGCGCTCTCCCTGGGCGCCCTCGGCGTCTGTACGTGGAACATCCTGCGGTCGGCCCTCCGTCAGACAGCCGCCCTCCGCAGGGCGAAGAGCCAGGCCGATACCCGTTACACCGCGGGCGACCTCTGCATCATCGACACACCCCGCCCCGATGCCTATGCGCTTCCGGGGCGGCCGAGCCGGATCGTGGTCACCACGGGGATGCTGCGCAGCCTGGATCCCGCGGAACGTGAAGCCCTCTTCGCGCACGAACGCGCACATCTCGACGGCCGTCACCACTACTGCCTCGCGCTGGCCGAACTCGCCGCTCACTGTCACCCCGGCCTGCGGGCGGCGCGCGACGCCATCCAGATGTCCGCGGAGCGCGCGGCCGACGAAGCCGCCGCTGCGGTGACCGGGGACCGGTGTCTGACGGCTCGCGCGATCGGCCGCGCGGCGCTGGCCACCCGTGCGGCACAGGCTCACCGGCCGTCCTTCGCCCCCGCGGCCACGTCCGGACCGGTGCCGCAGCGCGTCGCGGCCCTCATGCGTGCCCCGAAGCCTCACAGCCGTCGAACGCTCGCCGCGGTCGGCGCCCTGCTCCTCTGCATGATGACCGCCTCGCTCGTCGGGGTGGCGGCCGGTGTGCACGACCTGCACCGCAACGTGGAGATCGCCCAGGGAGAGCAGCCGAACGGCTGA
- a CDS encoding ABC transporter permease, with protein MSPETITASAPVTKTERTQARARAARNRKFLVLGSRVAVLIAVIGLWEWLARTAVIDPFNFSMPSKIWDQIRTWVVDGTAQGSLWEQIWYTLYEALLGWVIGVIAGVLLGIALGRVRFAADVLGPYIKVLNALPRIVLAPIFLIWFGLGPASKVASAVVLVFFPVFFNAFQGAREVDRNLVANSRILGASNRQVTLQVVIPSATSWIFTSLHVSFGFALIGAIVGEYIGATKGLGLLVAASQGTFNAAGVYAAMVILAIVALLAEGLLTFLEKRLFRWKPADADTAR; from the coding sequence ATGTCGCCTGAAACCATCACCGCGAGCGCCCCCGTCACCAAGACCGAACGGACCCAAGCCCGGGCGCGGGCCGCCCGGAACCGCAAGTTCCTCGTGCTCGGGAGCCGGGTCGCGGTGCTCATCGCGGTCATCGGGCTGTGGGAGTGGCTGGCCCGGACCGCGGTCATCGACCCGTTCAACTTCTCCATGCCGTCGAAGATCTGGGACCAGATCCGCACCTGGGTCGTCGACGGCACGGCCCAGGGCTCCTTGTGGGAGCAGATCTGGTACACGCTCTACGAGGCGCTGCTCGGCTGGGTCATCGGTGTGATCGCCGGTGTGCTGCTCGGAATCGCATTGGGACGCGTCCGGTTCGCCGCCGATGTCCTCGGCCCGTACATCAAGGTGCTCAACGCCCTGCCGCGTATCGTGCTCGCGCCGATCTTCCTCATCTGGTTCGGTCTCGGACCGGCCTCGAAGGTCGCCTCCGCGGTCGTCCTCGTGTTCTTCCCCGTCTTCTTCAACGCCTTCCAGGGAGCCAGGGAGGTCGACCGCAACCTTGTCGCCAACTCCCGCATCCTGGGTGCCAGCAACCGGCAGGTCACCCTTCAGGTGGTCATCCCCTCGGCCACGTCGTGGATCTTCACCAGCCTGCACGTGAGCTTCGGCTTCGCGCTCATCGGCGCCATCGTCGGTGAGTACATCGGTGCCACCAAGGGGCTCGGACTGCTGGTCGCCGCCTCCCAGGGCACGTTCAACGCCGCCGGTGTCTACGCCGCGATGGTCATCCTCGCGATCGTCGCGCTGCTGGCCGAAGGCCTGCTGACCTTCCTCGAAAAGCGGCTCTTCCGCTGGAAGCCGGCCGACGCCGACACCGCCCGCTGA
- a CDS encoding BlaI/MecI/CopY family transcriptional regulator, translating into MGEAGRRPTREKRRRAAGELEGEVLAALWGAGVPLTAAQVNEQLPGELAHTTVLTILVRLFDKGVLTRERAGRGYAYAPVDDQAGHTADQMRSLLDGGADRAAVLARFVSELPSQDEELLLQLLAEQRRD; encoded by the coding sequence GTGGGCGAGGCGGGGCGCAGGCCGACGCGGGAGAAGCGTCGCAGGGCTGCGGGGGAGCTCGAAGGCGAGGTTCTGGCCGCTCTCTGGGGCGCGGGCGTGCCCCTGACCGCGGCCCAGGTGAATGAACAGCTACCGGGGGAGCTGGCGCACACCACGGTGCTGACCATCCTCGTCAGACTCTTCGACAAGGGTGTGCTGACGCGGGAGCGCGCGGGCCGGGGCTACGCCTATGCGCCGGTCGACGATCAGGCCGGTCATACCGCCGACCAAATGCGCTCCCTCCTCGACGGCGGCGCCGACCGTGCGGCCGTGCTCGCCCGCTTCGTCTCCGAACTTCCCTCGCAGGACGAGGAGTTGCTGCTTCAGCTGCTGGCGGAGCAGCGCCGGGACTGA
- a CDS encoding hydrogenase maturation protein, whose protein sequence is MHILLVASAFNSLTQRVHAELRDRGHAVAVELAAPEPSVRDESLRRAVREFAPDLILAPLLKTAIPRDVWAAHTCLVVHPGPPGDRGPSSLDWAIHEGADTWGVTVLQADEEMDAGDIWASAAFPVHPVGKSDLYRNEVSDAALQAVHLAIERFSSGTYVPRPQTGGDEELRIRARPYLRQEHRRIDWESDSTQAVLRKLRAADSYPGVRDELLGDEWFLHGGHPEHELRGRPGELVAVRAGAVCRATTDGAVWIPELRPRRRPGGPATFKLPAVTALAGRLPPLPEHPVPPHEEGRRHSWSDIGYREVGQAGFLSFSFPGGAMSTAQCRRLHDAYRLACRRPTSVLVLGGGRDFFSNGIHLNVIEAAADPGEESWANINAMDDLVEAVLTTTDRLVVSAVGGNAAAGGVMLALAADEVWCRTGAVLNPHYRLMGLYGSEYWTYTLPRRVGAATAERLTGKALPVSAEAAVRLGLADRTVDCDAQSFAGEVVRLAARLAASPAAPSRVAAKKAERDRDEADRPLAHYREEELAVMRRTFFDPRSPYHALRRAFVLKDPPSGRPSHLAPASTGRSGVDRPTREPDVTGLAAHHGVLAPGAWYQEQ, encoded by the coding sequence GTGCACATCCTGCTCGTGGCGAGCGCGTTCAACAGCCTTACTCAGCGTGTTCACGCAGAACTGAGGGACCGGGGCCACGCCGTGGCGGTGGAACTCGCAGCTCCGGAGCCGTCCGTGCGCGACGAGTCGCTGCGGCGGGCTGTTCGCGAGTTCGCGCCCGACCTCATTCTGGCCCCGTTGCTGAAGACCGCCATCCCCCGGGATGTCTGGGCGGCACACACCTGCCTCGTCGTCCACCCCGGCCCCCCGGGCGACCGCGGGCCCTCCTCACTCGACTGGGCCATCCATGAGGGCGCGGACACATGGGGCGTGACGGTTCTGCAGGCCGACGAGGAGATGGATGCCGGGGACATCTGGGCATCGGCCGCCTTTCCGGTGCACCCGGTGGGCAAGAGCGACCTGTACCGCAACGAAGTCTCCGATGCCGCGTTGCAGGCCGTGCACCTCGCCATCGAGCGCTTCTCGTCCGGTACGTACGTTCCTCGACCGCAGACCGGCGGGGATGAGGAGTTGCGCATCCGTGCGCGGCCGTACCTGCGCCAGGAGCACCGTCGCATCGACTGGGAGTCGGACTCAACACAAGCGGTCCTGCGCAAGCTGCGGGCCGCCGACTCGTACCCCGGCGTGCGCGACGAACTGCTAGGGGACGAATGGTTTCTGCACGGGGGGCACCCGGAGCACGAACTGCGCGGCAGGCCGGGCGAGCTGGTGGCCGTACGGGCAGGGGCGGTCTGCCGGGCGACGACCGACGGCGCGGTGTGGATCCCCGAGCTTCGGCCCCGCCGCAGGCCGGGAGGACCCGCCACGTTCAAACTGCCCGCTGTGACGGCGCTCGCCGGGCGTCTGCCCCCACTGCCGGAGCACCCTGTCCCGCCGCACGAGGAAGGGCGCCGACACAGCTGGAGCGACATCGGCTATCGGGAGGTGGGGCAGGCCGGTTTCCTCTCGTTCTCCTTCCCCGGCGGTGCGATGAGCACGGCGCAGTGCCGACGCCTGCACGACGCCTACCGGCTGGCCTGCCGACGGCCCACCTCGGTGCTGGTACTGGGAGGCGGCCGGGACTTCTTCTCCAACGGCATCCACCTCAATGTCATCGAGGCCGCCGCCGACCCCGGCGAGGAGTCCTGGGCCAACATCAACGCCATGGACGACCTCGTGGAGGCCGTGCTGACCACCACCGACCGGCTGGTGGTCTCCGCCGTGGGCGGCAACGCGGCCGCAGGCGGGGTGATGCTCGCCCTGGCTGCGGACGAGGTCTGGTGCAGGACGGGGGCGGTGCTGAACCCGCACTACCGTCTGATGGGGCTGTACGGCTCCGAGTACTGGACGTACACGCTGCCGCGCAGGGTGGGGGCCGCCACGGCGGAGCGCCTCACCGGCAAGGCGCTGCCGGTGAGCGCCGAGGCCGCTGTGAGGCTCGGCCTGGCCGACCGGACGGTCGACTGCGACGCGCAGTCGTTCGCGGGCGAGGTCGTCCGGCTGGCGGCCCGTCTCGCCGCGTCGCCTGCGGCACCGTCGCGGGTCGCGGCGAAGAAGGCCGAACGGGACCGGGACGAGGCCGACAGACCCCTGGCCCACTACCGGGAGGAGGAGCTGGCTGTGATGCGGCGGACCTTCTTCGACCCTCGGTCGCCCTATCACGCACTACGGCGTGCGTTCGTGCTCAAGGATCCTCCGTCGGGCCGGCCGTCGCACCTCGCCCCGGCCTCGACCGGCAGATCCGGAGTGGACCGGCCCACCCGGGAGCCCGATGTCACCGGACTGGCGGCACACCATGGCGTACTCGCACCGGGCGCTTGGTACCAAGAACAGTGA
- a CDS encoding sensor histidine kinase — MRIHWPRRVFAQVLLTQVAITTGVIMLVTGLFLAPLSHQLDNQAMHQALSIAQTTAAEPGLVRNLTSTDPSPSGPVQAEAERIRRATGALYIVVMDTRGVRWSHTDTAQISRHVSTDPSTALGGREIMQIDNGTLGRSARAKVPLRDGNGTIVGAVSVGIAYDSVHERLLGAIPGLLLYSGAALAVGVLAALAVSRRLQRSTHGLAFGDISALLDEREAMLHSIREAVLALDAQGRIRLLNDEAQRLLELDQDAVGRALGEVLPPGRTTEVLAGRVDGDNLITVCNGRVLIANRMPTGDGGAVVTLRDRTELELLGRELDSTHGLLDAMRAQDHEHANRLHTLLGLLELGRHDAAVEFVAEVANGHRASAEQVAERVNDPLLSALLVGKSAIAAERGASLRISPATRLPDVVVDPRDLVTVLGNLIDNALDVASLIEVELLAEGTTAVLRVSDNGPGVPPGMREQIFTEGWSTKESPAHRGRGLGLALVRRLAERYGGAARVTARAGGGAVFTVVLPEALSVRPLSEVGELR, encoded by the coding sequence ATGCGGATTCACTGGCCCCGCCGTGTCTTCGCCCAGGTCCTGCTCACCCAGGTGGCCATCACCACCGGCGTGATCATGCTCGTCACCGGACTCTTCCTCGCGCCCCTCAGCCACCAGCTCGACAACCAGGCGATGCACCAGGCGCTGTCCATCGCCCAGACCACCGCCGCCGAACCCGGTCTGGTGCGCAATCTGACGAGCACCGACCCCAGCCCCTCCGGACCCGTGCAGGCCGAGGCGGAGCGGATCCGGCGGGCCACCGGGGCGCTCTACATCGTGGTCATGGACACCCGCGGAGTGCGCTGGTCGCACACCGACACCGCGCAGATCAGCCGGCACGTCTCGACCGATCCCAGCACGGCTCTGGGCGGCCGGGAGATCATGCAGATCGACAACGGAACCCTGGGCCGCTCGGCACGCGCGAAAGTCCCCCTGCGCGACGGGAACGGGACCATCGTGGGCGCCGTCTCGGTCGGCATCGCCTACGACAGCGTCCATGAGCGGCTCCTCGGGGCCATTCCCGGTCTGCTGCTCTACTCCGGAGCGGCGCTCGCCGTGGGTGTACTGGCCGCCCTGGCCGTCTCGCGGCGGCTACAGCGCAGCACCCATGGACTTGCCTTCGGCGACATCTCCGCGTTGCTGGACGAGCGCGAGGCCATGCTGCACAGCATTCGCGAGGCCGTTCTCGCCCTCGACGCCCAGGGCCGGATCCGGTTGCTCAACGACGAGGCGCAGCGTCTGCTGGAGCTGGACCAGGACGCCGTCGGACGGGCGCTGGGCGAGGTGTTGCCCCCGGGCCGTACGACGGAGGTGCTGGCGGGACGGGTCGATGGCGACAATCTGATCACCGTCTGCAATGGACGCGTGCTGATCGCCAACCGTATGCCCACCGGTGACGGCGGAGCCGTCGTCACCCTGCGCGACCGTACCGAGCTGGAGTTGCTCGGCCGTGAACTGGACTCCACGCACGGCCTGCTGGATGCGATGCGCGCCCAGGACCACGAGCACGCCAACCGGCTGCACACCCTGCTCGGGCTGCTGGAACTCGGGAGGCACGATGCCGCGGTGGAGTTCGTCGCGGAGGTGGCCAATGGTCACCGGGCATCGGCGGAGCAGGTCGCGGAACGCGTCAACGATCCTCTGCTGTCGGCGCTGTTGGTCGGCAAGTCGGCCATCGCGGCGGAGCGGGGCGCCTCCTTGCGCATCTCACCGGCCACCCGGCTCCCGGACGTGGTGGTGGACCCGCGCGATCTGGTGACCGTCCTCGGCAACCTCATCGACAACGCACTGGACGTCGCGTCGCTCATCGAGGTCGAGCTTCTCGCCGAGGGCACCACCGCGGTCCTGCGGGTCAGTGACAACGGTCCCGGGGTACCTCCCGGCATGCGCGAGCAGATCTTCACCGAGGGCTGGTCCACCAAGGAGTCACCCGCGCATCGCGGACGCGGTCTGGGGCTGGCGCTGGTGCGCCGGCTGGCCGAGCGCTACGGTGGCGCGGCCCGTGTCACGGCCCGGGCCGGCGGTGGTGCGGTCTTCACCGTCGTCCTGCCAGAGGCACTCAGCGTCCGGCCGCTGTCCGAAGTGGGAGAGTTGCGATGA
- a CDS encoding ABC transporter substrate-binding protein yields the protein MRTSTRISAVAVAGALALTTLTACGDSTSASGDKNDKVKIMVGGLDKVIYLPAMLTERLGYFKEEGVSVQLLTEPAGVQAETALVSGDVQGTVGFYDHTLDLQVKGKHVESVVQFSHAPGEVEIVSNQAAGDIKSAKDFKGKKLGVTGLGSSTDFLTKYLAVSNDVQTSEFTPVAVGAGQTFISALQQGSIQGGMTTDPTVATILDKKLGKVLVDMRTPEGSQQALGGPYPSSSLYMQTEWVNSHKDTVQKLANAFVKTLKWMSTHSADEIAAKMPADYAQGGGKALYAQAIKSTLPMFTTDGVMPADGPATVERVLKAFNPNLKNAKVDLAKTYTTEFVKKAG from the coding sequence ATGCGCACATCCACCCGGATCTCGGCCGTCGCTGTCGCAGGGGCGCTCGCCCTGACCACCCTGACCGCCTGTGGTGACTCGACCTCGGCCTCCGGTGACAAGAACGACAAGGTCAAGATCATGGTCGGGGGCCTGGACAAGGTTATTTACCTGCCCGCGATGCTCACCGAGCGGCTCGGCTACTTCAAGGAGGAGGGGGTGTCGGTCCAGCTCCTCACCGAGCCCGCGGGCGTCCAGGCCGAGACGGCACTGGTCTCCGGCGATGTCCAGGGCACGGTGGGCTTCTACGACCACACCCTCGACCTTCAGGTGAAGGGCAAGCACGTCGAGTCGGTCGTCCAGTTCTCCCATGCTCCCGGCGAGGTCGAGATCGTCTCGAACCAGGCGGCGGGTGACATCAAGTCGGCGAAGGACTTCAAGGGCAAGAAGCTCGGAGTGACGGGTCTCGGCTCCTCGACCGACTTCCTGACGAAGTACCTTGCCGTGAGCAATGACGTGCAGACCAGCGAATTCACGCCCGTGGCCGTCGGAGCGGGGCAGACGTTCATCTCCGCGCTTCAGCAGGGTTCCATCCAGGGCGGCATGACCACCGACCCGACCGTCGCCACCATCCTGGACAAGAAGCTCGGCAAGGTCCTCGTCGACATGCGGACCCCCGAGGGCTCCCAGCAGGCGCTCGGCGGCCCCTACCCGTCCTCCAGCCTCTACATGCAGACCGAGTGGGTCAACAGCCACAAGGACACCGTCCAGAAGCTGGCCAACGCGTTCGTCAAGACCCTGAAGTGGATGTCCACGCACAGCGCCGACGAGATCGCCGCGAAGATGCCCGCCGATTACGCACAGGGCGGCGGCAAGGCTCTGTACGCACAGGCGATCAAGAGCACGCTGCCCATGTTCACCACGGACGGCGTCATGCCCGCGGACGGCCCCGCAACCGTCGAGCGGGTCCTGAAGGCCTTCAACCCGAACCTGAAGAACGCGAAGGTGGACCTCGCCAAGACGTACACCACGGAGTTCGTCAAGAAGGCGGGCTGA